In the genome of Ctenopharyngodon idella isolate HZGC_01 chromosome 19, HZGC01, whole genome shotgun sequence, one region contains:
- the med10 gene encoding mediator of RNA polymerase II transcription subunit 10, with protein MAEKFDNLEEHLEKFVENIRQLGIIVSDFQPSSQTGLNQKLNFMITGLQDIEKCRQQLHDINVPLEVFEYIDQGRNPQLYTKECLERALAKNEQVKGKIDTLTKFKSLLISELGKVFPEEMAKYKAIHGDDPPS; from the exons ATGGCCGAAAAGTTTGATAATCTCGAGGAACACCTCGAGAAATTCGTCGAAAACATAAGACAGCTTGGAATTATTGTCAGCGATTTTCAGCCCAGCAGTCAAACAGGACTCAATCAGAAACT AAATTTTATGATCACAGGACTGCAGGACATTGAGAAATGCCGACAGCAGCTTCATGATATCAACGTACCGCTGGAAGTGTTTGA GTATATTGATCAGGGTCGTAACCCTCAACTCTACACCAAGGAGTGCTTAGAGAGAGCGTTGGCTAAAAATGAGCAGGTCAAAGGAAAGATTGACACCTTGACT aaATTTAAAAGCCTCCTCATTTCTGAGCTGGGGAAGGTTTTTCCTGAAGAGATGGCTAAATATAAGGCCATTCATGGAGATGATCCTCCTTCATGA
- the ube2ql1 gene encoding ubiquitin-conjugating enzyme E2Q-like protein 1 isoform X1, translating into MATLLRKIGLIRLHDRDTEDPKHHHQGSLKGTKGNQKNNNTKHCNTSNETNNILSTPEIKARRFDVSGKDKPAVKQDKPSKDTKEKQQTAGSKATSGSVMPPPAANRQHCTQVRTRRLMKELQEIRRLGDNFITVELADDNLFDWNVKLHQVDKDSALWQDMKETNTEYILLNVTFPDNFPFSPPFMRVLTPRLENGYVLDGGAICMELLTPRGWSSAYTVEAVMRQFAASLVKGQGRICRKAGKSKKAFSRKEAEATFKSLVKTHEKYGWVSPPVSDG; encoded by the exons ATGGCTACTCTTTTGCGAAAGATCGGGCTTATTCGACTGCACGACCGAGACACGGAGGACCCGAAGCATCACCACCAGGGCTCATTAAAAGGGACCAAAGGCAaccagaaaaacaacaacacgaAGCACTGCAACACCAGCAACGAGACCAACAACATCCTCAGCACGCCCGAAATCAAAGCCAGGCGCTTCGACGTGTCCGGCAAGGACAAGCCAGCAGTCAAACAGGACAAACCGAGCAAGGACACGAAAGAGAAGCAGCAAACGGCGGGCAGCAAAGCGACTAGCGGCTCCGTGATGCCCCCGCCGGCGGCGAACCGACAGCACTGCACCCAGGTGCGGACGCGGAGGCTGATGAAGGAGCTGCAGGAGATCCGGCGGCTCGGCGACAACTTCATCACGGTGGAGCTGGCGGACGATAACCTGTTTGACTGGAATGTCAAGCTGCACCAGGTGGACAAGGATTCCGCGCTGTGGCAGGACATGAAGGAGACCAACACCGAGTACATACTGCTGAATGTCACCTTCCCCGACAATTTCCCATTCTCCCCGCCGTTCATGCGCGTCCTCACGCCGCGGCTGGAGAACGGATACGTGCTGGACGGCGGCGCGATCTGCATGGAGTTATTAACGCCCCGCGGCTGGTCGAGCGCGTACACCGTCGAGGCCGTGATGAGGCAGTTCGCTGCCAGTCTGGTGAAAGGACAG GGTCGTATCTGCAGGAAAGCAGGCAAGTCTAAGAAGGCCTTTAGTCGTAAGGAAGCTGAGGCGACCTTCAAGAGCCTTGTCAAGACCCACGAGAAGTATGGCTGGGTGTCCCCTCCCGTGTCCGACGGCTGA
- the ube2ql1 gene encoding ubiquitin-conjugating enzyme E2Q-like protein CG4502 isoform X2 — MATLLRKIGLIRLHDRDTEDPKHHHQGSLKGTKGNQKNNNTKHCNTSNETNNILSTPEIKARRFDVSGKDKPAVKQDKPSKDTKEKQQTAGSKATSGSVMPPPAANRQHCTQVRTRRLMKELQEIRRLGDNFITVELADDNLFDWNVKLHQVDKDSALWQDMKETNTEYILLNVTFPDNFPFSPPFMRVLTPRLENGYVLDGGAICMELLTPRGWSSAYTVEAVMRQFAASLVKGQVRMGYCHSSVDFFSSHDS, encoded by the coding sequence ATGGCTACTCTTTTGCGAAAGATCGGGCTTATTCGACTGCACGACCGAGACACGGAGGACCCGAAGCATCACCACCAGGGCTCATTAAAAGGGACCAAAGGCAaccagaaaaacaacaacacgaAGCACTGCAACACCAGCAACGAGACCAACAACATCCTCAGCACGCCCGAAATCAAAGCCAGGCGCTTCGACGTGTCCGGCAAGGACAAGCCAGCAGTCAAACAGGACAAACCGAGCAAGGACACGAAAGAGAAGCAGCAAACGGCGGGCAGCAAAGCGACTAGCGGCTCCGTGATGCCCCCGCCGGCGGCGAACCGACAGCACTGCACCCAGGTGCGGACGCGGAGGCTGATGAAGGAGCTGCAGGAGATCCGGCGGCTCGGCGACAACTTCATCACGGTGGAGCTGGCGGACGATAACCTGTTTGACTGGAATGTCAAGCTGCACCAGGTGGACAAGGATTCCGCGCTGTGGCAGGACATGAAGGAGACCAACACCGAGTACATACTGCTGAATGTCACCTTCCCCGACAATTTCCCATTCTCCCCGCCGTTCATGCGCGTCCTCACGCCGCGGCTGGAGAACGGATACGTGCTGGACGGCGGCGCGATCTGCATGGAGTTATTAACGCCCCGCGGCTGGTCGAGCGCGTACACCGTCGAGGCCGTGATGAGGCAGTTCGCTGCCAGTCTGGTGAAAGGACAGGTGAGGATGGGTTATTGCCATAGCAGCGTTGATTTCTTCTCATCTCATGATTCTTGA